In Vicinamibacteria bacterium, one DNA window encodes the following:
- a CDS encoding serine/threonine-protein kinase: MIGERLAHYRIVDKLGHGGMGEVYRAEDTKLRREVAIKILPEAFAKDSDRVTRFEREARLLASVNHPGIATLHGLEKDEGIHYLVMELVAGETLAERLARGPLPLEEALDVFRQIAEALEAAHEKGVIHRDLKPANIKITPEGKVKILDFGLAKALGEEEAPASKLSESPTITRGTATGVILGTAPYMSPEQARGKSVDKRADIWAYGCCLFEALTGKPAFWGDTLSDTMAAILKNEPDWDKLPSSTPPALRRLLRRCLQKDPNRRLRDVGDAGIELDETLSEPAAVQPVHQEPARRSTLVMMLGAVAVAAIAVSIWSLLRESEPVDRRVWRAVIPLPPGQELNVNGAWYSLAISPDSKWIAYVARPAQSTAFATTQQTQLYLRRMDQPEALPVAGAAGAQLPFFSPDSQWLGYELGGKLMKVSIGGTSPGPPVTIADIGIGIVDRGVSWGPDGWIVYNRGFN; this comes from the coding sequence ATGATCGGCGAACGACTCGCGCACTACCGCATTGTCGACAAGTTAGGACACGGCGGGATGGGCGAGGTTTATCGCGCCGAAGATACCAAGCTGCGCCGCGAGGTGGCAATCAAAATCCTGCCCGAAGCGTTTGCGAAGGACTCCGACCGAGTCACCCGCTTCGAGCGAGAGGCGCGTCTTCTCGCCTCGGTGAACCATCCCGGTATCGCCACACTCCATGGGCTCGAGAAGGACGAGGGCATCCACTATCTGGTGATGGAGCTCGTAGCGGGAGAGACGCTCGCCGAGCGGTTGGCCCGCGGGCCCCTCCCCCTGGAGGAAGCGCTCGACGTGTTCCGTCAGATCGCCGAGGCGCTCGAAGCCGCGCACGAAAAGGGCGTGATCCATCGGGATCTCAAGCCAGCCAACATCAAGATCACGCCCGAAGGAAAGGTCAAGATCCTCGACTTCGGCCTCGCCAAGGCCCTCGGCGAGGAGGAAGCACCGGCCTCGAAGCTTTCGGAGTCGCCCACCATCACCCGGGGAACGGCGACGGGGGTCATCCTCGGTACGGCGCCGTACATGAGCCCCGAGCAGGCGCGGGGGAAATCCGTGGACAAGCGCGCGGACATCTGGGCGTACGGCTGTTGTCTCTTCGAGGCCCTAACCGGAAAGCCCGCTTTCTGGGGAGACACCCTATCGGACACGATGGCTGCCATCCTCAAGAACGAGCCCGATTGGGACAAACTGCCTTCGAGCACGCCGCCAGCGCTCCGTCGCCTTCTCCGTCGCTGTCTGCAGAAAGATCCGAATCGTCGCTTACGGGATGTCGGCGACGCCGGGATCGAGTTGGACGAAACGCTCTCGGAACCTGCCGCGGTGCAACCGGTTCACCAAGAGCCCGCAAGGCGATCGACCCTCGTCATGATGCTGGGAGCGGTGGCAGTAGCAGCCATAGCCGTTTCCATCTGGAGTCTGCTGCGTGAGAGCGAGCCGGTCGACCGACGGGTCTGGCGCGCGGTGATTCCGCTCCCGCCAGGGCAAGAGCTCAACGTGAACGGCGCATGGTACTCACTCGCGATTTCTCCGGATTCAAAATGGATTGCCTATGTGGCGCGACCTGCCCAGTCGACGGCTTTTGCCACAACGCAACAGACACAACTCTATCTCCGCAGGATGGACCAGCCTGAGGCCCTACCCGTGGCCGGCGCCGCAGGAGCCCAGCTGCCGTTCTTCTCGCCCGACAGCCAATGGCTCGGTTACGAGCTGGGTGGAAAGTTGATGAAGGTCTCCATTGGCGGGACATCTCCCGGGCCGCCGGTGACCATCGCTGACATCGGTATCGGCATCGTCGATCGCGGCGTCAGCTGGGGACCTGATGGGTGGATCGTCTACAACCGAGGATTTAATT